GCAGCAGCGCCGGGGGCCTCGACAAACCCGGCGACAAGGCCGGCATCAAGGAGCGCGTTTCCTCAGAGCTTGCGCGGATCGAAGCCGGGGCTGCCAGGAGCATGATGTCGGGCACCGGCATTCTCGCCAATATCGGCTCGACTGCTCCCTTTGTCGGCCTGTTCGGAACGGTTTGGGGCATCATGAACAGCTTCATTTCGATTTCCGAGAGCAACACCACCAATCTGGCGGTTGTCGCGCCGGGGATTGCCGAAGCGCTGCTGGCCACCGCTATCGGTCTGGTGGCGGCAATTCCGGCCGTGATCTTTTACAATCTGGTTGCGCGCGGAATCGGCGGATACAAGGTCATGCTGGCCGACGCGGCTGCACTGGTCGAACGCACGTTGTCGCGTGATCTCGATTTCGCCGAGCAAGGCCGCAAAGGTGTGGTGATCGGGGTGCCGGTTGCACAAATGCCTGACCTTGCCGAGGCTGCGGAGTAAGCGCCATGGCTGGTAGAATTGGCGATGACGACGAACTGGCAGAAAACCACGACATCAACATCACGCCCTTCATCGATGTGATGCTGGTGCTGTTGATCATCTTCATGATCGCCGCGCCGCTGTCGACGGTGGATATTCCGGTGGAACTGCCGGTTGCGGTTGCCGAGCCGCCGCAGCGGCCGCTCAAGCCGGTGTTCATCACCATTGCCGAAGACTTGGAGCTGTCAGTCGGCGAGACCAAGACGACGTTTGAGCGGCTCTACGTTGATGTCGGGATTGCCACCCTGCAAAAACGCGACACCCGGCTCTACATTCGCGCTGACAAATCGGTGCCCTATGGTGAGTTCATTCGCGTAATGAATATTCTCAGGGCCGATGGTTTTTTGAAGATCGGACTGGTGGGGCTGGATGAAAATGCATTGCCGCCGGAGGAACAACAGCCGGTGGGCAGCGCTACTGTACCGTCCACTGCTACAGGGCAGCAGCCATGAGCCTGATTTATCAGCGTGCCCCCTCCGGCATCTGGTTCTGGGCATGTGCGGCGGTGGCAAGTGTTGGCCTTCATGGCGGACTGTCCTATCTGGCCTTGCGGGATCAGCCCGCCGCCGTGATCAAACCGGCGGTGGATACAGGCATTACCGGAGCCATCATGTTTGACCTCTCGGACCTGATTGCAGCCCCTGTTGATATGGCGGAAGACAGCGCCGAAGCTGACGAATCCGCTGAAGCGCCGACCATTACCGAAAGCCCGGAAGTGGTCGACCCGGCCAAAGCTGCGGAAGAACCGATGCTGAGCCAGATTCCTTACAAGGTGGAGGATGAAAGCCTGAAATTCGGCGTGGCCAGTCCTGAGCCGGCTGAAGAGACCGACAAGCTCGCGCACGAGATCGCCGCCGAGTACAAGCCGGAAGACGCCGACCAGCCGAGCGCCGCCGGCGCTCAGAAAAGTGATGCGGCCGATGCTTCTGTCGCCGCTGTTGCCACGGAAGAAACCGCCGAAACGGTCAAGGCGACCGGCGAGGGACTGACCGCGGAACAGAAGGCGGAGGTGCGCAAATGGCAGCGCAATATCGTGCTCAGAATCAGCAAGCTCCGGAAGTACCCTGCGCTGGCACGCGAAAAACGGATCGAGGGCGAGGTACGGGTCCGCTTCACGCTCGACCAGTATGGAACAATCTTGTCGTCTGAGATCGAGACATCGTCGGGGTGGCCGGTGCTTGATGAGGCGGCACTCGCTGTCTTTGACCAGATCGGCAAATTGCCGACCCCGCCAAGCTACCTCGAAGGCGACCGCTTCACGCTGCTGGCGCCAATCCGCTACTCGTTCCGGTAAATTGCGTCCGGTCGATAAATGAGGTCTGGCGTGATGTCGGCCAGTGTGCGGCAGCCGGTCAGCATCATGGCGATCTCGAACTCGTCACGCAGCAACCTGAGCACATGGCTGACACCGGCAGCCCCGGCAGCAGCCAGGCCGGAAATCGCTGCACGTCCAACCAGCACCGCCGTGGCCCCCAGCGCCAGCGCCTTGAAAATGTCGGTACCACGCCGAACACCGCCGTCCATCAATATCGGAACGGCCCCGTCGCAAGCCTTCACGATAGCAGGCAGCAATGTGATGGTGGCCGGCACAGTATCAAGAATTCTGCCGCCATGGTTGGAGACGACGATGGCGCTGGCGCCGGCTTCGGTAGCCAGCCGGGCATCACCAGGGTGGACGATGCCTTTCAGGATTACAGGCAGGGGGAGTTCCGGCAAAGCCACTCCACATCCGCCCATCCCGGCGCGACATGGGCAATACGGTCAAACAGCATCGACTCGCCTTGTTCAAGCGGTGCGAAACGTGGCGCAGGCATGCCTGCCAGATTGATCGCAGAAATTTCGGCAGGTAGCCGGAAACCGGTGCGGATCTCGCGGTCACGGACACCCTGGACCGGGGCATCGACAGTCAGCACGATGGCGCTGAACCCGAGGTCAGCCACCCGCTGCACAAACGCCAGATTGGCCTCGCGGCTGGGCCCCCAATAAAGCTGGAACCAGGTGCAGGCGGTGCTGGCAGCCCGAACATCGGCGGCGTCGATGCTGCTTTGCGCGCTCAGCACCAGTGCCGCGTCCTGCGCGGCCGCTCCGATAGCCATGGCTGTTTCGCCATAAGGATGAACCAGTTTCTGGTAGGCCACGGGCGCGACCAGAATCGGATGCGCCATGGGCTGGCCAAGCAGAGTAAGCTTGGTGGAACCATTCCGCATATCGGCCAGCATGCGCGGCAGCAACTCGATCCTGGAAAAAGCTTTGTGATTGGTTTCAAGCGTCAGTTCATCACCTGCGCCACCGAAGAAATACGCTGCCCGATCGGCGCTCAGAATCTGGCGAGCTTGGCTTTCATAATCGCGCAAGGTTGGCTGCAAGGTTGCCGATGTCATTTGTAGAGGATGAGTTTGCCCTGCCGGGTGATGCGCAACCGGTAGAGCAGATTTTCATGCGATATGCTGATTTCGCGGCGATCTCCAAACAGTGCACTCGATGCAATTACCGCTGCCGAGGCGTCACCTTCAGGCATCGCGGACTGAGGCGTCGGGGAGGCTGACAGGTCAGACTCCGGGGACGGCGGCGACTGGCTATCGGTTTTACGCATGAAAACACTCTATCTGGCGCTCGACCTCATCCGTGGAAGCGGTGTTAGGCGCATTTGAAATACATGATAAAAATACTCATATTTAATTTGACCCTGCTTGTCCACCACCCGAACGGCTTTGGTGACACGGTTTTTGCCACTTTCGATCGCCATTTTCAAACGCCCGCGTTCGCTTCATTTTTCGCCCTCATCGGTCCAGACTCTGATCGCGTAAGCAGAAGAACCCCTTGGCGGGGCATGTCCAACTGAAGGGTAATTGTTCGGGCCTGT
This DNA window, taken from Hoeflea algicola, encodes the following:
- the exbD gene encoding TonB system transport protein ExbD produces the protein MAGRIGDDDELAENHDINITPFIDVMLVLLIIFMIAAPLSTVDIPVELPVAVAEPPQRPLKPVFITIAEDLELSVGETKTTFERLYVDVGIATLQKRDTRLYIRADKSVPYGEFIRVMNILRADGFLKIGLVGLDENALPPEEQQPVGSATVPSTATGQQP
- a CDS encoding energy transducer TonB; the protein is MSLIYQRAPSGIWFWACAAVASVGLHGGLSYLALRDQPAAVIKPAVDTGITGAIMFDLSDLIAAPVDMAEDSAEADESAEAPTITESPEVVDPAKAAEEPMLSQIPYKVEDESLKFGVASPEPAEETDKLAHEIAAEYKPEDADQPSAAGAQKSDAADASVAAVATEETAETVKATGEGLTAEQKAEVRKWQRNIVLRISKLRKYPALAREKRIEGEVRVRFTLDQYGTILSSEIETSSGWPVLDEAALAVFDQIGKLPTPPSYLEGDRFTLLAPIRYSFR
- the exbB gene encoding tonB-system energizer ExbB; this translates as MKTKPIRYAALITLMVLTGSAVAQDATQSSIQGEWLGGVVNALSAWFHQAGEDELSAIGMFMAADWVVKAVMLSLAFASVLTWVIFFAKTADLLWQKARLKSSFRRLDGHGTLSGVHAIFARGNGIVNRMLHAAVRERERSSAGGLDKPGDKAGIKERVSSELARIEAGAARSMMSGTGILANIGSTAPFVGLFGTVWGIMNSFISISESNTTNLAVVAPGIAEALLATAIGLVAAIPAVIFYNLVARGIGGYKVMLADAAALVERTLSRDLDFAEQGRKGVVIGVPVAQMPDLAEAAE
- a CDS encoding hemin uptake protein HemP; translated protein: MRKTDSQSPPSPESDLSASPTPQSAMPEGDASAAVIASSALFGDRREISISHENLLYRLRITRQGKLILYK